CAAAATTTTTATATGCAAGGCTTTGTTTGGCCATAAATTggtatttctttgaaatatatactTAGGAGTGACATTTCTAAGGTTTGTGGTAAGTGTATGTTTAACTTCATTAGAGCTGTCAacttgctttccaaagtggctcTAACATTTTCCCTTTTCATCAGCAATGTGTGAAAATTCATTTACTCCACATCTTTGCTAACTTGTGGTAttatcagtctttttaattttagccactcTAGTGAGTATATAGTGGTATCTCAATTGTGAATTTAATTTGCATCTCTCCATTGACtaatgatgatgaatatttttttcatgtgcttatttgccatttgtatgtctttgatGAGGTGTTCATTCCAATTGttggccattttttaaattatgttcttATTGACATTATGTTCTTACTGAGTTGCAAAAATTCTGTGTATGTCCCTGAATACAATCCTTTATCAgttaaatattttgcaaatatttgcaaaatatttgcaaaatccatggcttgcttttttattttcttaacatttttaaaagaggagaagTCTTTCTTAACACCCCCAAAAAATAATCCAACCAGTAAATTAGACAAAGGAattgaataggcacttcacagaagaagaaatacaaatggtcaacaaatgtatgaaaaaattcaattctattattgagatataatataataatttaattttaaatatacagtttgGATGAGTTTTGACAAGTGTATATAGTTGTGTAATCATACCACAATCTTGGTATAATGCTGCGACCTGTATAgcatagcaattagagaaatgcaaattaaaactacactgatattccatctcagtcagaatggcaattttcaagaatacaagtaataataaatgttggtgaggatgtggggggaaaggcatactcttacattgctggtaggactgcaaattggtgcagcccctctggaaagcagtgtggagattcctcagaaaacttggaatggaaccaccatttgacccaattttCTAATCCTCTGAATATACTCaaaagtcttaaaatcagcatactacatgatgcagccacatcaatatttatagcagcttagttcacaatagctaagcatTGGAACCACCctagtgcccttcaacagatgattggataaagaaaacgtattatatatacacacggaatattactcagccataaagaagaatgaaattattgcatttgcaggtaaataaaactagagactatcatgctaagtaaaataaggcagccccaaaaaaccaaaggccaagagGCTAGAGtagtggttcagtgatagagtgcttgcctggcatgtgtgaggctctgggttcaatcctcagtaccacatatacataaataaataaagattcattgacaactaaaaaatatatacacacacacatacatacacacactaaaggccaaatgttctcactgatatgtggatgctaacacaataTCAGGTAGgaggaaagaataaaagttcagtggattagataaagaggaatgaagggaagggagaagggataggaataggaaagacagtagactgacataattttcctatgttcatatatgaatatatggcCACTGAAActtcacattatgtacaaccattAGAATGTGGTACCCACATCCTCCATATATTTATAGTATCTCAAAATACACTCTTCTGTCATATAtgtcttaaaagaacaaattttaaaaaatagtttctggGGACAGTAAACAGAATTTTCAAAGATCAATTATATTTGGAATAATGACATTTAAAGACATtaatttatagaaatttaaaatacttaaataagatatcaaaggctggggctgtagctcagtggtggagtgcttgcctcacaagggtgaggcactgggtttgatccttagcaccacataaaaataaataaaggtatcgtgtatctacaaatatatatgaaataaggtATTAGAAGTGTTTAGCATTTGTCATAAAagcaaaacgaaacaaaaacTTTCAGGTTTttggcaaaaagaaagaaatgactggTTTTAATACTTGAAATAGAAAATAGGTATACAGGTTGATACCTGGTTTTGCTGATATGAAGAAGCTGGACAGTTGGGTCCAAGGAAATACTTTTcattaatgtatttgtttttaatgtatatagatttttttctctctttgtttttccctGTAAGTTATTCTTCAGAACTGCTCAATTCAGTCCAGCACATAAGGTCCatgctaaaatgaaaacaaagaaaaatctaaaaaaagagaAGTTTTTAATTCTGATGAAgtctagttattttttttaataatttatatttttggtgtattctgtttaagaaatctttgcccaATCCAAGATTTTtctagcttctatttttttcttctagaaattgtaTGGTTTTAGCTTTTATACTTAGGCTTGTGATctcttttgagttaatttttatatatggtatgAAGTATCAGGacctagttttatattttacttatcaGTAGCAGTTACTCCAGTTTCTTTTGATACATTTAGTTACTTTGGCACATTGATTGAAAATCAGTTGaccatgtgtatatatgtctattttggactttattctgttccactgatctcTGTCGTATCACAATGCCTCTATTACTGTGTCTTTATACTAACTCTTGAAATCAGGTAGTTACAGGTTCTTTAATTatcttccaaaattattttggctattctaagatttttcacattttcatatgaatttatAGTCAAAGGTAGTTGTTTGATGACAAAGTTTGATGGTATTTTGATTgatattgcattaaatcttttGATCAATTTGTAAGAATTGATATTGTAACTATATCGAATCTTCATTCCATGAACTTGTTATATCTCTctacttatttaaatatttaaaaatttcccttaGCAATGTTTGAAGTTTTCAGTATATAGgtctttttttccaatgtatagGTCTTGCACATGCTTTATAATTTGTCTTTAAGTAGTAATatcataaatgatatttttaaaattttaattgctaCTAGAGCAGTAGAAATACgattgatttttgtattctgaCCTTTTATCCTGTGACCTTGCTAAATGCACTTAGTTCTgatagctttaaaaaatatacacagcCACTTAAGACTAGTTCCTTAGGATTTTCTGTGTAGATGATCAAATTGGCTATGAATTTCACTTCCTTTCTAGCCTATatcccttttgtttatttattttcttgcctttctgCATAGCTAAGTCTCCACAATAATGCTGAACAGAAATGGTAAAAGCAAATTTCCTTGCTTTCTGGTATCAGGAGAAAAGCACTCATATGCTCCTTAGGTACTCCTTTTCAGGTCGAGGAAGCTACTTTCTGATCTTATTTTTCTGAAAGCTATTAAACATAAACtggtattgaatttttaaaaaatcaactgagATGATTATAGTTTTGTCAGttaatgtggtgaattacatttttaaaaaaatggctgtggttctggggattgaagtTCCCAGCCCctgcattgatttttaaatgttaaaagttTTGTATTCCTGTGATAAGCCCTATTTTGATGTGATGATATAAATGGCTATTTAataggcaaagattttttttaatgtctggttTATGAGGGCTATTTATCagtgattttcttttcctgtaatgTCAGTGGTCTTTATTTCAAGATAATGGTGGCCTTTCAAAATGTATTGGGATATATTctgttttctggaagagtttgTGTAGAGGTAACATTATTTCTTTCATAAACATTAGGTGGAATTCTCCAATGATGCTATCTGGGCCAGGAGTTTTCTTTATCGAAAACTCACTATGATTTGAATATCTATAATAGAAATAGTGCTATTAAGGTTATCTAGGTTTCCTTGAATGGACTTTGATAGTTTGTATCTTTCGAGGAATTTACATATTTCATCCAGGTTATCAAATCTGTTAGGGTAAAGTTTTTTTGTAATAGTCCCTTGTAATCCATTTAATGTATGTAATATCTGTAGGGATGTGCCCTGTTCTGTTTcttatatttctcttatttcttttcctaatCAGACTGGCCCAGAGGTTTATCAACTTTGTTGATCTTTTTAAAGAactgtattttgattttatttctgtttcctatTCCATtgacttctctttcctttcttctgcctcTTGGAGTTtaatttgctattctttttctggtttcttaaGGTGGAAGGTTAGATCcatgatcagttttttttttttttaaccattatttcATTAGTAGTCTGTTTCTGTCATCTTCTTCTAGCTTTCTAATGGTACACATGTTTGCTATTTCCCCACATGTCACATatggtttgttcatttgtttctgtCATTTTTACTCACCATGCTTAATTTGAATAGTGTCTCTTGTTGCATCTTCCAGCTTATTGCTCTTTCCTTCTATAGTACTCTAACATGCTGTTAATCCTATTCAATGTATTTTTGATCCTAACATTGTATTGTTATCTCTAGAAGTTCCATTTGGGAACTTCCACTTCATATCTTTCATTTCACTCCTtatctattcatattttcttcttaaacatCTGAGTCATATTTTAATAGCTGTTGTATTTTCCCAATGCTTAGTAATGTTGGGTGTTTTTTAATATCTGTTGGACATTTGCATGTCTTGTGAGAATTATCTGTTcaatttttttgcccatttttatagTTGGGTGATTTGTTTTCAGGCTTttgagttgtttgagttccttatgAATTTCGGAAATTAATTCCTTATCAGATATGTggtttgcatatattttcttctgtttttaggctatcttttcactctgttgtttACTTCATTcttcagaaacttttttttaatatttttttttagttgttgatggacaccatatctttatatcatttatttatctttatgtggtgctgaggatcaaacccagggcctcacacttcctaggcaagcactctcctactgagctacaatcccagcccctgcagaagctttttaatttcatataattgCCTAGGCTTTTGGGGTCATATCCAAAAATATTGCCCAGACCAGTATCATGTAACTTTTTCCCTGTTTAGTCCTAGTAGTTTTATattttcaggtcttacatttaagactttgatccattttgagttaatttttgcatatgatgTGAGATGAAGGTCTGATTTCActtttctgcatgtggatatatCCAGATTGTtgttaagaaattatttaattaactGATTCAATCTCCTTATTCATTATttgtctgtttagattttctatttctttctaattCAGTCCTGGTAGTTTGTATATATCtagcaatttatatatatatgtataaatatagcaatatttatatatatctagCAATTTACTATATCTCTTTGTCGAATTGACTATTATTATataatgaccttctttgtcttgTTATTACTTAACATCTGTTTTATCTAAATATTAGCATCTGCTGTTTGTCTTTTTTACATCCTTTTCTTTGAacctgtgtgtgttttttaaaggTGAAGTGTTTTGTAGGCAGCATGTAATTGGgtcttttgtttcttaaatatattcAACACATTGTATGTTGGTCTGCTTACTTGAATAGCAGATTTATTCTAGTCTTTGTGTACTGACTTTTTCTGGACAGGCCATTTGTCATGGTCCATGGTGGGCTTGTTGATGGAGTCTTCAGGCTGACTGATCTGGTGCCGAGTCTTTGTAGTTGGGCCTAGAGCCTGGATCCACTGGCATCACCCTATTGACTGAGTTCTAGGGGATGGGCCTGGAACCTGGGTTTACAAGGGTAGGCCTAGAATCTTTATCTGTGGTGGTCTGGCCTGAAGCTTAAGTCCAAGTGGCTgacctggggctggagttgttcTTAAGACTGAGACTGCAGAAGGCAGCCAGGTTCTATGGTGGGCCTGGTGCTTGGTCCCTCAGGAATAAGCCTAGAGCCTGAGTCTGCAGCTTGGATTGGTGCTGCGCAGTTTTGGAGCCTGAATATATGCAGGGGATAGGCCTGAAAACTGGGGCCATGAGGGCTGACCTGGATCCTAGTGTTGCAAGGCTGACCTAGAACCTGAGTCCACAGAGGTGATCCTGGGGTCTGGTGTTAAAGGGACTGGTCCAGCACTAGGGTCTGTTGGGATGGGCCTGGATCCTGGGTGTGTTGGACTATGGAGATATAGTGGCTAGCTTATGGGTGGGTCTTATGGGGCCTGGCCTAGAACTGGGTAGTTGGACTGCACTTAGAGCCCAAGTCTTCTTAAACCATAGTCAAAATTCAAAAGTAAGCTTTGTTCTAGGTATAGGCTGAAGGAAAGGACATACAGCAAATAGACTTCTCCGAAGCATTTAGTAGCTGAGACCTAACTAGCAAGCAGGCTTCCCTAGCCCTGCTGTTGACCAAGTAGGTGGTGAAGGCCTTGTGTAGctgttttagtccattttctattgctataacctAATACTACAGGCTGGATAATTGATAAAGAGATTTGTTTAGCTCATGGTTTGGAAGTACAAGATGATGGTGTCAGCATCTGCTTGTCATCTGGTGAAGTCTTTTTTTACTGGATCTGACATGTTGTCAAAGGTAAAGACTGAGTAAGTTTGCCtactcttcttataaagccattaATGCCAGTCTGGAGACCCTAcctcatgacctcatttaattctAATTATTTCCCAAATGgcttgtctctaaatacaattaACATATGACTGGGGAGAATAAAAATTGtggaatttgcaggtaagtggatggagttggaatatcatgctaagtgaagtaagccaatccccccaaaacccaaaggccaaatgttttctctgatatgtggatgctgatccatagtgggggcaggggtggggagcatgggaacaatggaggaactttagatagggccgGGGCAGGGGATGGAGGAGATGGGacaagggggtaggaaagacagtggaatgaaatggacatcgttaccctaagtacctgtatgaagacacaaatggtgtgactctactttgtgtataaccagagatatgaaaaattgcgcTCTATACgtgtactataaattgaaatgcattctgctgttatataaaacaaattagaataaataaataaaattttaaaaacatatgactttggggattaaatttcaacatgagttttggagggggcAAACACCTAGACCACAGGAATTGTTAAACTAGCATTTTGTTCACACTAATTTCATCCTGGGAATAAAGACTGCTTTGGCAAGATTCTACTACTGTCAGTGCTAGCAAGAATGTGATAAGATGGACAGTTTTTTACATCACTGGTAGGACTGAATTTTTATACCACTCTTCTGGAAAGTAATTTGGCAGAGTATTAAAAGGGCTTTTAAAATGTCTGTTCTCTTTGGTCTAGTTTTCATATTTATAGAAGTCTGTCTTAAAGAATCAGGAAAGTGAACATGAATTTATATTCAGAGCTCTTAACTGCTATGTTACTTATAATAGGGGAAAGTTGAAAAGAATCTGAATGTCTAACATAAGAAGAATGGTAAATCATGTCAGTTGTATAGCtacatgatgaaatattttgCAGCAAACTTTCAAATGCCTATCTTTCAAATGACGCTGGAAAATGTTCATGAAACAAGGTTGAATGAAAACTCAACATTTCATATGCAGTATGatcctttatttaaataaagaaaaaaaaatgtataaacatttatatatggTAAAAAGACCAGAGGTAAATACAACAAATTATCATCAGTGGTGGGATTATgggtgatttgttttcttttttaaacatgtcTGTATTGTTTCAGATTTTCTGCAGTGAGTCTATATGCCttctataatcagaaaaaaaaaacagtaaatgttataaaaatgtctCTGCATATGCTACACTGAACCAAAAAAGACTGTTATTTTTCACAATTGGTGGGCAAAAAGTGGTTTATGTTAGAGTTGAATTTGCCAGTTATCATAATGTGCAAATGGATTTTGAATTCTCCAGCTTTTCACATTGTGTAGTGAGTATGGCCCATGTTGCCAGCTCAGGCATATGAGCTCCAGCACGGCCCATCTGCTGCTCAAGCTTGGCTTGGCTGACAcagatttatttcatttcattccttaATTTGgcaatgttttctcttttctcattatCATAGCTAGGATTCAGAATCAGTGTTACTCATTTTGCTTACCagtttgttttcttccattttgtgaAGATGAAGAAGCCAACAATGGACTTCTGTCTTCTGAAAATGCAGTGCTTGTCCTTTGGGATCTTGGGCATGTATTGCTAAAGTGCCCTCTGTTTCTGATGCTTGCAAGCCATTTCAATTGTTTTGATAAGTAGAAAATTTCATGGTGTATTTTTCAAAGAGCTTAGTgttcttctcctcccacccccacctcagaAGATTTGGAAATGATTCCaaatagaaattataaacatTAGCCTTAAGCTAAGCTCTCTCCATCTGGTATTTGATGCATTTTTAAACTGCAGGCTCATGTTATTTGTTCAGTCTTCATCAATACTGCAAAAGCACATGGAGTGAGACTGAACTCTGTCCCAAGCACCCTACACTAAGAAAGGATTTTTCCTCTGAATTGGTTTGTATTTCAGAGAGCCCTGGGATAGTCAGCTAGATCGCTAGGAATTTGTTCAGTTGAAACTTTAGAACTATTAGAATCATCTTAGAGATTTCTTGAATGTGTTTGTTAGGATATGATGGCCATTGCTTGAGAATCCCCTCTGAGCCTAATCCTTTTTTTGAAGAGACAGTCTTTGTAAGATTTTGTGCTGCTTTTCTCTCTAGGTTACCCAGAAGAAACTTATCCAATTTATGACCTTTCAGACTGTATCAAACGTAGACAAGAAACAATCCTGGTGGATTACCCTGATCCAAAAGAGCCCTCTGCTGAAGAAATAGCTGAAAGAATGGAAGTGATGGAAGAGGAAGAATCAGACCACTTGGGTTGGGAAGGTCTGCCCACTGACCCAAGAACCCAGGAGGATAATTCTGTTATCTTGTGTGACCCAAAGCCAGAAACATGCTCCTGCTGTTTTCATGAAGAAGATCCTGCTGTCTTGGCAGAGAATGCTGGATTCAGTGCAGATAGCTACAGTGAGCAAGAGGAAGCCTCCAAAGAGGACTCTCCTGAAGACTTTAGAGATGAAGGGTTGGGCATTGATGCTGATAAAACATTTATAAGTGGCGTGTTGAGGAAGCGTAATCCCCAGGGTTTAGAGTGAAAGCAGCCAGTTTGGTGAAGTATCCATTACTTTAGTCCCAAGGtgacctttctcttctctctgatttcatccTTGGCGTCATGCCCtgtactttcttttctgtgttcagATGTCATAGCTATCAGGCCACTACCATGGATATCATGTATCCTTCCTGGTGCTTACACACCTGTCACCTTGTAAAACATAGTCATTAGTATAAACACAGGATAGCTTTACtcactcttcctcttcctgttttTCCCCCATCAGGGAAGTTGATCCATGGAATAATTGTTTGGTCTACCATATAGTTACATATGAGACTATCAAAAGATCTGACTCTTCCTGCTAGGAGCAACAGGTTTACCTGTGAATGAAGTCAGTTACAGATGATGAGGACTTAAGGTGGTAAAAGTGAAGATTTCGGACTTCAGG
This portion of the Ictidomys tridecemlineatus isolate mIctTri1 chromosome 4, mIctTri1.hap1, whole genome shotgun sequence genome encodes:
- the Ric3 gene encoding protein RIC-3 isoform X3 — its product is MCCTSFNSQLSKGKTAEDRKCSSVTPGNTHRKITNFELVQLQEKLKETEEAMEKLINRVGPNGESRVQSVTSDQEKRLLHQLREITRVMKEGKFIDRPTPEKEAEEAPYMEDWEGYPEETYPIYDLSDCIKRRQETILVDYPDPKEPSAEEIAERMEVMEEEESDHLGWEGLPTDPRTQEDNSVILCDPKPETCSCCFHEEDPAVLAENAGFSADSYSEQEEASKEDSPEDFRDEGLGIDADKTFISGVLRKRNPQGLE